A single Clavibacter nebraskensis NCPPB 2581 DNA region contains:
- a CDS encoding sugar transferase produces the protein MDTQQTRRTDEAQEGSRWRVVYARRLALSDAIVIVLTTFGVQFLWFGTTAGTVDLGGNAQGVAVTYTMVSVVLILAWLFVLTVYSTRDYRIVGTGTQEYKQVADATLRLFGIIAIVAFLVKIDLARGYIITGLPLGLVLLLLSRALWRVWLSAQRRRGEFSSLILLVGSLESTTHTATTLARAPKAGYRVVGACLTGDARPSRLPGLDVPVVGDADDVLAELERLGADTLVLTSSDELPPERIRELSWSLEPGRHHLVMAPGLTDIGGPRIHTRPVAGLPLIHVETPRFEGRKLLSKRLFDIVVAGITLIVLSPVFLLLAILIKATSKGDVFYKQERIGLNGEPFHMLKFRSMRMNADAELFALLEQQGTADTPLFKVTDDPRITKVGGVLRRYSLDELPQFLNVLLGSMSLIGPRPQREGEVALYDSAARRRLLIKPGMSGLWQVSGRSSLSWEDAIRLDLYYVENWSLTGDIIILARTFKAVFGADGAV, from the coding sequence GTGGACACGCAACAGACACGACGCACGGACGAGGCCCAGGAGGGGTCGCGCTGGCGGGTCGTCTACGCCCGGCGCCTCGCGCTGAGCGACGCGATCGTCATCGTCCTCACGACCTTCGGGGTGCAGTTCCTCTGGTTCGGCACGACGGCCGGCACGGTCGACCTCGGCGGCAACGCGCAGGGCGTCGCGGTGACCTACACGATGGTCTCCGTCGTGCTGATCCTCGCGTGGCTCTTCGTCCTCACCGTCTACAGCACGCGCGACTACCGCATCGTCGGCACCGGCACGCAGGAGTACAAGCAGGTCGCCGACGCGACGCTGCGGCTCTTCGGGATCATCGCCATCGTCGCGTTCCTCGTGAAGATCGACCTGGCGCGCGGCTACATCATCACAGGCCTGCCCCTCGGCCTCGTGCTCCTGCTGCTGTCCCGCGCGCTCTGGCGCGTGTGGCTGTCGGCCCAGCGCCGCCGGGGCGAGTTCTCCTCGCTGATCCTCCTGGTCGGATCCCTGGAGAGCACCACCCACACCGCCACCACCCTCGCCCGCGCCCCCAAGGCCGGCTACCGCGTGGTCGGCGCGTGCCTCACCGGCGACGCGCGGCCCTCGCGCCTCCCGGGCCTCGACGTGCCCGTGGTCGGCGACGCGGACGACGTGCTCGCCGAGCTCGAGCGCCTCGGCGCCGACACGCTGGTGCTCACCTCCAGCGACGAGCTGCCGCCCGAGCGGATCCGCGAGCTCAGCTGGTCGCTCGAGCCCGGCCGCCACCACCTCGTCATGGCGCCCGGCCTCACCGACATCGGCGGCCCGCGCATCCACACGCGGCCGGTGGCCGGCCTCCCCCTCATCCACGTGGAGACGCCGCGCTTCGAGGGACGGAAGCTGCTCTCCAAGCGCCTGTTCGACATCGTCGTCGCGGGGATCACGCTCATCGTGCTGAGCCCGGTGTTCCTCCTGCTCGCGATCCTCATCAAGGCCACGAGCAAGGGCGACGTCTTCTACAAGCAGGAGCGCATCGGCCTGAACGGCGAGCCGTTCCACATGCTCAAGTTCCGCTCGATGCGCATGAACGCCGACGCCGAGCTGTTCGCGCTTCTGGAGCAGCAGGGCACGGCCGACACCCCGCTGTTCAAGGTGACGGACGACCCGCGCATCACGAAGGTCGGCGGCGTCCTCCGCCGCTACTCCCTCGACGAGCTGCCGCAGTTCCTCAACGTGCTGCTCGGATCCATGAGCCTCATCGGCCCGCGCCCGCAGCGCGAGGGCGAGGTCGCGCTCTACGACAGCGCCGCGCGCCGCCGCCTGCTCATCAAGCCCGGCATGTCCGGCCTCTGGCAGGTCTCGGGCCGCTCCTCCCTCTCGTGGGAGGACGCCATCCGCCTCGACCTCTACTACGTGGAGAACTGGTCGCTCACGGGCGACATCATCATCCTCGCCCGCACGTTCAAGGCCGTCTTCGGCGCGGACGGGGCCGTCTGA
- a CDS encoding glycosyltransferase — MGGLVVQEWIEKSGGSEKVFDAFAHAFPDADLFTLWNDDPGRFGDRPVRESWIARTPLRRKKPLALPFMPLTWSAVDLSAYEWTLASSHLFAHHLGHGGQGTRRHVYVHSPARYLWTPDLDQRGANPLVKAAAPPLRALDRRRAQASGAEVAANSAFVRDRIRAAWDVDAQVIHPPVDASVIRATASWADALTGSDAALAASLPAEFVLGASRFVPYKRLDLVIRAGEAAGVPVVLAGSGPLAEELRAQAVAARVPVTIVPRPSDALLYALYQRALAYVFPAVEDFGIMPVEAMAAGARVLVSDVGGATESVVDGVTGVHVHDWEGAGLADAVTRAGALDPADSVRRSADFDADVFERRIASWVRHDGARLDGAAA; from the coding sequence ATGGGCGGGCTGGTCGTCCAGGAGTGGATCGAGAAGTCGGGCGGATCCGAGAAGGTGTTCGACGCGTTCGCGCACGCCTTCCCCGACGCCGACCTCTTCACGCTCTGGAACGACGACCCGGGCCGCTTCGGCGACCGCCCGGTGCGGGAGAGCTGGATCGCCCGCACGCCGCTGCGCCGGAAGAAGCCCCTGGCCCTGCCGTTCATGCCGCTCACGTGGAGCGCGGTCGACCTGTCCGCCTACGAGTGGACCCTCGCCAGCTCGCACCTGTTCGCGCACCACCTCGGCCACGGCGGCCAGGGCACCCGGCGCCACGTGTACGTGCACAGCCCCGCCCGCTATCTCTGGACCCCCGACCTCGACCAGCGCGGCGCCAACCCGCTCGTCAAGGCCGCCGCTCCACCGCTCCGCGCGCTCGATCGGCGGCGCGCGCAGGCGTCCGGCGCCGAGGTCGCCGCGAACAGCGCGTTCGTGCGCGACCGCATCCGCGCCGCGTGGGACGTGGACGCGCAGGTCATCCACCCGCCCGTCGACGCCTCCGTCATCCGCGCCACGGCCTCCTGGGCCGATGCGCTCACGGGATCCGACGCCGCCCTCGCCGCGTCGCTGCCCGCCGAGTTCGTGCTCGGCGCCAGCCGGTTCGTGCCGTACAAGCGGCTCGACCTCGTGATCCGTGCGGGCGAGGCCGCGGGCGTCCCCGTCGTCCTCGCCGGATCCGGGCCGCTCGCCGAGGAGCTGCGGGCGCAGGCCGTCGCCGCGCGCGTGCCCGTCACGATCGTGCCGCGGCCGAGCGACGCGCTCCTCTACGCGCTGTACCAGCGCGCGCTCGCGTACGTCTTCCCCGCGGTCGAGGACTTCGGGATCATGCCCGTCGAGGCGATGGCCGCGGGCGCCCGCGTGCTCGTGAGCGACGTGGGCGGCGCGACCGAGAGCGTCGTCGACGGCGTGACCGGCGTGCACGTGCACGACTGGGAGGGCGCCGGCCTCGCCGACGCCGTCACGCGGGCCGGCGCGCTGGATCCCGCCGACAGCGTCCGCCGCTCCGCCGACTTCGACGCGGACGTGTTCGAGCGCCGCATCGCCTCCTGGGTCCGCCACGACGGCGCCCGGCTCGACGGGGCGGCCGCATGA
- a CDS encoding arsenate reductase/protein-tyrosine-phosphatase family protein, which produces MSELPPTSRRAARAALGDASSEGVDDGSFRVLFVCSGNICRSALAEQVLRARVRAIFGGHAAEADSVVRFSSAGTIAAEGQRMPEQAAELSVRYGGDPSEHQARFLTPGIIQGVDLVLTMAREHRSAVVRAVPRANRFTFTIREFAALFEHLVEVTGDEKHIACDGDVPEQLRALIPLVAAQRGVTLPPAQEDDYDVVDPYRRSQATYDASGEQAGGAIESILESVRAVTRTDAPRLRG; this is translated from the coding sequence ATGTCGGAACTCCCCCCCACGAGCCGCAGGGCCGCACGCGCGGCCCTCGGCGACGCGTCCTCCGAGGGCGTCGACGACGGCTCGTTCCGCGTCCTGTTCGTCTGCTCGGGCAACATCTGCCGCTCCGCCCTCGCGGAGCAGGTCCTGCGGGCCCGCGTCCGCGCGATCTTCGGCGGCCACGCCGCCGAGGCCGACTCGGTCGTGCGCTTCTCCAGCGCCGGCACGATCGCGGCCGAGGGGCAGCGCATGCCCGAGCAGGCGGCCGAGCTGTCCGTCCGCTACGGCGGGGACCCGAGCGAGCACCAGGCGCGGTTCCTGACGCCCGGCATCATCCAGGGCGTCGACCTGGTGCTCACCATGGCGCGCGAGCACCGCAGCGCCGTCGTGCGCGCGGTGCCCCGCGCCAACCGCTTCACCTTCACGATCCGCGAGTTCGCGGCGCTCTTCGAGCACCTCGTCGAGGTGACCGGGGACGAGAAGCACATCGCGTGCGACGGCGACGTGCCGGAGCAGCTGCGGGCGCTCATCCCGCTCGTGGCGGCGCAGCGCGGCGTGACCCTGCCTCCCGCGCAGGAGGACGACTACGACGTGGTCGACCCCTACCGCCGGTCGCAGGCCACCTACGACGCCTCGGGCGAGCAGGCCGGGGGCGCCATCGAGTCGATCCTCGAGTCGGTGCGGGCCGTGACCCGCACGGACGCGCCACGCCTCCGGGGCTGA
- a CDS encoding polysaccharide biosynthesis tyrosine autokinase: protein MALRDFIRMLRRGAVLIILTLLVGVGAAAAFSLLQTPEYEASTKMYVAQSSSGSVQDLQQGNNFIQQAVKSYADVVTTRAVLQPVIDEFGLDMTSRELAESVRASAPLDTTIIDITVKDQSRQDAATLADAIGASLTTVVGTLVPETIEGTPQVQITQLEQAEIPESPSSPNLTVNIIVGALIGLLIGVGVSLLRETLDNRIRGERDVELVTTKPILGGIAYDPKATERPLIVQDDPRSPRAESFRSLRTNLQFLEFGGRSRSFVITSSIQGEGKSTTSSNLALALADSGIKVVLIDADLRRPRLASYMGLEGAVGLTDILIGRAEIEDVIQPWGSGMLSILPAGQIPPNPSELLGSQGMARLLQDLEARYDVVLIDAPPLLPVTDAAILSKNAGGAIVVVAAGRTHRTQLKSAIANLTNVGADVLGLVITMLPTKGPDAYGYGHYGYGYGYTEDEDGQKTKAPIEKIKA from the coding sequence ATGGCGCTCCGTGACTTCATTCGGATGCTGCGTAGGGGCGCGGTGCTCATCATCCTGACGCTCCTGGTCGGGGTGGGCGCAGCAGCGGCCTTCTCCCTCCTCCAGACCCCCGAGTACGAGGCATCCACCAAGATGTACGTCGCCCAGAGCAGCTCGGGCAGCGTGCAGGACCTCCAGCAGGGCAACAATTTCATCCAGCAGGCGGTGAAGAGCTACGCGGACGTCGTCACGACCCGCGCCGTGCTCCAGCCCGTGATCGACGAGTTCGGCCTCGACATGACGTCGCGCGAGCTCGCCGAGTCGGTCCGCGCCTCCGCGCCGCTCGACACCACGATCATCGACATCACGGTCAAGGACCAGTCCCGACAGGACGCCGCGACCCTCGCCGACGCGATCGGCGCGAGCCTCACCACGGTCGTGGGCACGCTCGTCCCCGAGACCATCGAGGGCACGCCGCAGGTGCAGATCACGCAGCTCGAGCAGGCCGAGATCCCCGAGTCGCCGTCCTCCCCGAACCTGACCGTCAACATCATCGTCGGCGCGCTCATCGGCCTCCTCATCGGCGTGGGCGTCAGCCTCCTCCGCGAGACGCTCGACAACCGCATCCGCGGGGAGCGCGACGTCGAGCTCGTCACGACCAAGCCCATCCTCGGCGGCATCGCGTACGACCCGAAGGCGACCGAACGTCCCCTCATCGTCCAGGACGACCCGCGCAGCCCCCGCGCCGAGTCTTTCCGCAGCCTCCGCACGAACCTCCAGTTCCTGGAGTTCGGCGGCCGCTCGCGCAGCTTCGTCATCACCTCCTCCATTCAGGGCGAGGGCAAGTCGACCACCAGCTCGAACCTCGCGCTGGCGCTGGCCGACTCCGGCATCAAGGTCGTCCTCATCGACGCCGACCTCCGCCGTCCGCGCCTCGCCTCCTACATGGGCCTCGAGGGCGCCGTGGGCCTCACCGACATCCTCATCGGCCGCGCCGAGATCGAGGACGTCATCCAGCCCTGGGGCTCGGGCATGCTCTCGATCCTCCCCGCCGGCCAGATCCCGCCGAACCCCTCCGAGCTGCTCGGCTCGCAGGGCATGGCCCGCCTGCTGCAGGACCTCGAGGCGCGCTACGACGTGGTGCTCATCGACGCCCCGCCGCTGCTGCCCGTCACCGACGCGGCGATCCTGTCCAAGAACGCCGGCGGCGCGATCGTCGTCGTCGCCGCGGGCCGCACGCACCGCACCCAGTTGAAGAGCGCCATCGCCAACCTCACCAACGTGGGCGCGGACGTGCTCGGCCTCGTCATCACCATGCTCCCCACCAAGGGCCCGGACGCGTACGGCTACGGCCACTACGGGTACGGGTACGGGTACACGGAGGACGAGGACGGCCAGAAGACCAAGGCGCCCATCGAGAAGATCAAGGCGTAG
- a CDS encoding polysaccharide pyruvyl transferase family protein yields MRTLIVSADRTLASGHPQNLGDAFLTDALSERLRRAGHETVIADFGQTARRDSTEERVRVGGVRGLADVVRQVDAVVVGGGTLLADDQPGRPFAGLPRLMAATGLIARTNRTPLAVFGVGADPVTRRRARLALRAGLDGARVWTRDPDSAGRAAGYSKLPVEVAADVSLFAAPELAAMAAPADRRRGAVVALNAKHSPEVTLADVAALEERFGEVVFVSMDQGDDSDAGALHPEVRARLTTEPGDHGWRRAAELMADREVVIASRMHAMYLGTMLTTPVVAVGGATKVGAFTTEFGTRTEPAFDRAARTAIAAPADAGAPSTTAAALVAATARLDAAFEEMTTWVRRTA; encoded by the coding sequence ATGAGGACCCTCATCGTCTCCGCCGACCGCACCCTCGCGTCCGGCCACCCCCAGAACCTCGGGGACGCCTTCCTCACCGACGCGCTGTCCGAGCGCCTCCGCCGGGCCGGCCACGAGACCGTGATCGCCGACTTCGGGCAGACCGCGCGCCGCGACTCCACCGAGGAGCGCGTCCGCGTCGGCGGCGTCCGCGGCCTCGCCGACGTCGTGCGCCAGGTCGACGCGGTCGTCGTCGGCGGCGGCACCCTCCTCGCCGACGACCAGCCGGGCCGCCCATTCGCGGGCCTCCCCCGGCTCATGGCCGCCACCGGCCTCATCGCGCGCACCAACCGCACGCCGCTCGCCGTGTTCGGCGTGGGCGCGGATCCCGTCACCCGCCGCCGCGCGCGCCTCGCCCTCCGCGCGGGCCTCGACGGCGCCCGCGTCTGGACCCGCGACCCCGACTCCGCCGGCCGCGCCGCGGGCTACTCGAAGCTCCCCGTCGAGGTCGCCGCCGACGTCAGCCTCTTCGCCGCCCCCGAGCTCGCGGCGATGGCGGCCCCCGCCGACCGGCGTCGCGGCGCCGTCGTCGCGCTGAACGCGAAGCACTCCCCCGAGGTCACCCTCGCGGACGTCGCGGCCCTCGAGGAGCGCTTCGGCGAGGTCGTCTTCGTGTCGATGGACCAGGGCGACGACTCCGACGCCGGCGCCCTGCATCCCGAGGTCCGCGCCCGGCTCACGACCGAGCCCGGCGACCACGGCTGGCGCCGCGCGGCCGAGCTCATGGCAGACCGCGAGGTCGTCATCGCCTCTCGCATGCACGCCATGTACCTCGGTACGATGCTGACGACGCCCGTGGTCGCCGTCGGAGGCGCCACCAAGGTCGGGGCGTTCACGACCGAGTTCGGCACGCGCACGGAGCCCGCGTTCGACCGGGCGGCCCGCACCGCCATCGCCGCACCGGCCGACGCCGGTGCCCCATCCACCACCGCGGCGGCGCTCGTCGCCGCCACCGCCCGCCTGGACGCGGCTTTCGAGGAGATGACCACATGGGTCCGACGTACCGCCTAG
- a CDS encoding polysaccharide exporter, whose translation MTRRIGLLLPTGAAGLTRVLQLVLLVVLTQLADESARAALVTGFALLSSFAIITDSGAANFLLSLPRTRLTRSVHARAVGFHAGLGAVGAAVAVLLTVASASSVPGEAALLLVALGVSQVLDSLTRTIRAPLLVGRRDASYAFPDLALVVLKAVPLVVAVLVHEILVLLALPVVSLLVTAGTWIAVRRDLATTGDEAVRVFPQILEFGLSGSLSALYSQAPLVLGTAILGADAIVPLALAYRIVQPLEVLPATLSQQLIPRIRAAARPARAYWWRFALGGLVLAGILALLREPVEQVFGGDAFDQAIFLVVLLSVAPKFGNYALMAYAMGSGLVRVRLTATIVTGVVAVVLTLVAALTAGPALLAGVTLAAELVLSAAIAALLIRHRHRTVRKEDA comes from the coding sequence ATGACCAGGCGGATCGGGCTGCTGCTCCCCACAGGAGCCGCAGGGCTCACGCGCGTGCTCCAGCTGGTGCTGCTCGTGGTCCTCACGCAGCTGGCCGACGAGTCGGCCCGGGCCGCGCTCGTGACCGGGTTCGCGCTGCTCAGCTCGTTCGCGATCATCACCGACTCGGGCGCCGCCAACTTCCTGCTGTCGCTGCCGCGCACGCGCCTCACCCGGAGCGTGCATGCGCGGGCGGTCGGCTTCCACGCGGGGCTCGGCGCGGTCGGCGCGGCCGTCGCGGTGCTGCTCACCGTCGCGTCCGCCTCGTCCGTGCCCGGCGAGGCCGCGCTGCTGCTCGTCGCGCTCGGCGTGAGCCAGGTGCTCGACTCGCTCACCCGCACGATCCGCGCGCCCCTGCTCGTCGGCCGCCGCGACGCCTCCTACGCCTTCCCCGACCTCGCGCTCGTGGTGCTGAAGGCCGTGCCGCTGGTCGTCGCGGTGCTCGTGCACGAGATCCTCGTGCTGCTGGCCCTCCCGGTCGTGTCGCTCCTCGTCACCGCCGGCACCTGGATCGCCGTCCGCCGCGACCTCGCCACCACGGGCGACGAGGCCGTGCGCGTGTTCCCGCAGATCCTCGAGTTCGGCCTCTCCGGATCCCTCTCCGCCCTCTACTCGCAGGCGCCGCTCGTGCTCGGCACGGCGATCCTCGGAGCCGACGCCATCGTGCCGCTGGCGCTCGCCTACCGGATCGTGCAGCCGCTCGAGGTCCTGCCGGCCACGCTCTCGCAGCAGCTGATCCCGCGGATCCGCGCCGCCGCCCGCCCCGCCCGCGCCTACTGGTGGCGGTTCGCGCTCGGCGGCCTGGTGCTCGCCGGGATCCTCGCCCTGCTCCGCGAGCCCGTCGAGCAGGTCTTCGGCGGCGACGCGTTCGACCAGGCGATCTTCCTCGTGGTGCTGCTCTCGGTCGCCCCCAAGTTCGGCAACTACGCGCTCATGGCGTACGCCATGGGCTCCGGCCTCGTGCGCGTCCGGCTCACCGCGACCATCGTCACGGGCGTCGTCGCCGTGGTCCTCACGCTCGTCGCCGCGCTCACCGCCGGACCCGCGCTGCTCGCCGGCGTCACGCTCGCCGCCGAGCTCGTCCTGAGCGCCGCCATCGCCGCGCTCCTCATCCGCCACCGCCACCGCACCGTCAGGAAGGAGGACGCATGA
- a CDS encoding glycosyltransferase family 4 protein, with translation MMRRLVVNEAYAGQRVTGQQRYATEIARALEGKQGVTRATPSDGVASSGARSWLWVQTTLPWITRQDVLLSLTSRAPLVHRRHIVVVHDLFVLTNPEWYSREYVVTHVPLLRANLRDARVIVTVSEPVAEQVRELGLSSAPVVVAPNAPSPVFGEPRGAEERARVLERFGVTDGGYLLAVGSMDPRKNLKRLTEAYLELPAETRAETPLVLVGAKSAVFGDVDMAESDDIKLAGYVTDDELAVLYAASRGVVFPSLAEGFGLPLVEAMVAGARLAVSDIPVFHWICEGDADYFSPADTSAITAALARLAAASPLDEEEAARIRRAVTCRFDWRTSAQTVHDAYQSIGTR, from the coding sequence ATGATGCGCCGGCTCGTCGTCAACGAGGCCTACGCGGGGCAGCGGGTCACCGGCCAGCAGCGCTACGCGACGGAGATCGCGCGCGCCCTCGAGGGCAAGCAGGGCGTCACCCGGGCGACGCCGTCCGACGGCGTCGCGTCGTCCGGCGCGCGCAGCTGGCTCTGGGTGCAGACGACCCTGCCGTGGATCACGCGCCAGGACGTGCTGCTGTCGCTCACGAGCCGCGCGCCGCTCGTGCACCGACGCCACATCGTGGTCGTGCACGACCTCTTCGTGCTCACGAACCCCGAGTGGTACAGCCGCGAGTACGTCGTGACCCACGTGCCGCTGCTGCGCGCCAACCTGCGCGACGCGCGCGTCATCGTCACCGTGAGCGAGCCCGTCGCCGAGCAGGTGCGCGAGCTCGGCCTCTCCAGCGCGCCCGTCGTGGTCGCGCCCAACGCGCCGAGCCCCGTCTTCGGCGAGCCGCGCGGCGCCGAGGAGCGCGCCCGCGTGCTCGAGCGGTTCGGTGTGACCGACGGCGGGTACCTGCTCGCGGTCGGCAGCATGGATCCCCGCAAGAACCTCAAGCGCCTCACCGAGGCGTACCTCGAGCTGCCCGCGGAGACCCGCGCCGAGACGCCGCTCGTGCTCGTGGGCGCGAAGAGCGCCGTGTTCGGCGACGTCGACATGGCCGAGTCGGACGACATCAAGCTGGCCGGCTACGTCACCGACGACGAGCTCGCCGTGCTCTACGCGGCCTCCCGCGGCGTCGTCTTCCCGAGCCTCGCGGAGGGCTTCGGCCTGCCGCTCGTCGAGGCGATGGTCGCGGGCGCCCGCCTGGCCGTCTCCGACATCCCCGTCTTCCACTGGATCTGCGAGGGCGACGCCGACTACTTCTCCCCCGCCGACACCTCGGCCATCACCGCGGCGCTCGCCCGGCTCGCCGCGGCGTCCCCGCTCGACGAGGAGGAGGCCGCCCGGATCCGCCGCGCCGTCACCTGCCGCTTCGACTGGCGCACCTCCGCGCAGACCGTCCACGACGCCTACCAGAGCATCGGGACGCGATGA
- a CDS encoding acyltransferase family protein — protein sequence MNRGFRPDVEGLRALAVVAVIVDHLFDWPSGGFVGVDVFFVISGFLITGLLLKEYERTKTISFLDFYKRRVRRIMPAALLVLVVSTAVSFLVFNVVRAQASLWDAVWSALFVSNWHFASAGTDYFASDGPISPFRHYWSLSVEEQFYLVWPVLIFLVITFARRRTPKNRTKRARLFTQTIGITVGVLIVASLAWGFYETSARPTVAYFSTFSRAWELGIGALLAIFAARIATLPAAIRPVLGYVGLAGIVVSFFLVSGDTAFPVPFGLLPVVATALVIASGIGGVSKAMVPITNPVTTYIGRLSFSLYLWHFPAIILLASLLGTGTPEYYGAAIAATLVLAVASFHLVEDPIRRSSWLDPKKAGRRSSGAQLKMTVAALSVVAVAVVGVVAVAVVRDEPSGQSQLGNGPSTGGTATPPPATGTALETRGEQVSAALAADEWPALDPAVESFGDFGRDVIATEWAKDGCLGADLAEEKDAIKNAEHCVYGNQAAGPEKTAVIFGDSLAISYAPMLRSTLGDDWKVRVLTMARCPASTVTSTDTDGSEYTECTDFRNWALREMNATKPALILMSEAVDNSYLSSGATGGAADREWQAGALTTMGSLKTAASNVIVLSRPPAATALVECKTPTSSPNDCQSTVSPSFISHARTMEAAATEVGAPVQFINTQGWFCSQGTCPAFVNGIPVRGDTSHLTARQSQDLAPIMADILAPLGIGAAPAPAAG from the coding sequence GTGAACCGGGGCTTCCGCCCAGACGTCGAGGGCCTCCGCGCCCTCGCCGTGGTCGCCGTCATCGTCGACCACCTCTTCGACTGGCCGTCCGGCGGCTTCGTGGGCGTCGACGTCTTCTTCGTCATCAGCGGCTTCCTCATCACGGGCTTGCTGCTCAAGGAGTATGAGCGCACCAAGACCATCTCGTTCCTCGACTTCTACAAGCGCCGCGTCCGCCGCATCATGCCGGCCGCGCTCCTCGTGCTGGTGGTCTCGACGGCCGTCTCGTTCCTCGTCTTCAACGTGGTGCGCGCGCAGGCCAGCCTGTGGGACGCCGTCTGGTCGGCCCTCTTCGTCTCCAACTGGCACTTCGCGAGCGCGGGCACCGACTACTTCGCGTCCGACGGCCCCATCTCGCCGTTCCGCCACTACTGGTCGCTCTCGGTCGAGGAGCAGTTCTACCTCGTCTGGCCCGTGCTGATCTTCCTCGTGATCACGTTCGCCCGCCGCCGCACCCCCAAGAACCGCACCAAGCGCGCCCGCCTCTTCACGCAGACGATCGGCATCACGGTCGGCGTCCTCATCGTCGCGTCGCTCGCGTGGGGCTTCTACGAGACCTCGGCCCGCCCGACGGTCGCGTACTTCTCCACCTTCTCCCGCGCGTGGGAGCTCGGCATCGGCGCGCTCCTCGCGATCTTCGCGGCGCGCATCGCCACGCTGCCGGCCGCGATCCGCCCGGTGCTCGGCTACGTCGGCCTCGCGGGCATCGTCGTCTCCTTCTTCCTCGTCTCCGGCGACACCGCGTTCCCGGTGCCCTTCGGCCTGCTGCCGGTCGTTGCGACCGCGCTCGTGATCGCGTCGGGCATCGGCGGGGTGTCGAAGGCCATGGTGCCGATCACGAACCCGGTCACCACCTACATCGGCCGGCTGTCGTTCTCGCTGTACCTCTGGCACTTCCCGGCGATCATCCTGCTGGCGTCGCTGCTCGGCACCGGCACCCCCGAGTACTACGGCGCCGCGATCGCCGCGACCCTCGTGCTCGCCGTCGCGTCGTTCCACCTCGTCGAGGACCCGATCCGCCGCTCCAGCTGGCTCGACCCGAAGAAGGCCGGCCGCCGGTCCTCCGGCGCCCAGCTGAAGATGACCGTCGCGGCGCTCTCGGTCGTCGCGGTCGCCGTGGTGGGCGTCGTGGCCGTCGCCGTCGTGCGCGACGAGCCGAGCGGCCAGAGCCAGCTCGGGAACGGCCCGAGCACAGGTGGCACCGCGACCCCGCCTCCGGCGACCGGCACCGCGCTCGAGACCCGCGGCGAGCAGGTCTCCGCCGCCCTCGCCGCGGACGAGTGGCCGGCCCTCGATCCCGCCGTCGAGTCATTCGGCGACTTCGGCCGCGACGTCATCGCGACCGAGTGGGCGAAGGACGGCTGCCTCGGCGCCGACCTCGCCGAGGAGAAGGACGCCATCAAGAACGCCGAGCACTGCGTCTACGGCAACCAGGCGGCGGGACCGGAGAAGACCGCGGTCATCTTCGGCGACTCGCTCGCGATCAGCTACGCGCCCATGCTCCGCTCGACCCTCGGCGACGACTGGAAGGTGCGCGTGCTCACGATGGCCCGTTGCCCCGCGTCCACCGTCACGAGCACGGACACCGACGGCTCCGAGTACACGGAGTGCACGGACTTCCGCAACTGGGCGCTCCGCGAGATGAACGCGACGAAGCCCGCGCTCATCCTGATGAGCGAGGCCGTCGACAACTCGTACCTGTCGAGCGGGGCGACGGGCGGCGCCGCCGACCGCGAGTGGCAGGCCGGCGCGCTCACCACCATGGGCTCGCTGAAGACCGCGGCGTCCAACGTGATCGTCCTGTCCCGCCCGCCGGCAGCCACCGCCCTCGTGGAGTGCAAGACGCCGACGAGCTCGCCGAACGACTGCCAGTCCACGGTGTCGCCGTCGTTCATCAGCCACGCCCGCACGATGGAGGCCGCGGCGACGGAGGTCGGCGCGCCGGTCCAGTTCATCAACACGCAGGGCTGGTTCTGCAGCCAGGGCACGTGCCCGGCGTTCGTGAACGGGATCCCCGTGCGCGGCGACACCTCGCACCTCACGGCCCGTCAGTCGCAGGACCTCGCGCCGATCATGGCGGACATCCTCGCCCCGCTCGGCATCGGCGCGGCCCCGGCTCCGGCCGCCGGCTGA